In Polaribacter sp. Hel_I_88, the following proteins share a genomic window:
- a CDS encoding DUF6089 family protein has product MKKSILLLIFVCFSNVLLGQVYEIGVFAGGSNFVGDVGRTNYIYPNEIAGAVFFKYNHNPRIAFRATYSYLPFSGDDLDADTDFKNDRGIKFTNTIHELAIGLEYNFYDYDLSTPGKTWTPYITLDLAAYNYEYVVAEPQPNQFLYDTKNSFTIPFGVGFKSKLIGPLAFAVETKFRYSLNDDLDYTTETIPELNFGGNNNDWYVFTGISLIYTFGRPACYTTGF; this is encoded by the coding sequence ATGAAAAAAAGTATATTATTATTGATTTTTGTTTGCTTTTCTAATGTTTTATTAGGGCAAGTTTATGAAATAGGTGTTTTTGCTGGAGGCTCCAATTTTGTTGGAGATGTTGGCAGAACCAACTATATATATCCAAACGAAATTGCTGGTGCAGTATTTTTTAAATACAATCACAATCCTAGAATAGCATTTAGAGCAACATACAGTTATTTACCTTTTTCTGGTGATGATTTAGATGCAGATACAGATTTTAAAAACGATAGAGGAATCAAATTTACAAATACAATACACGAATTGGCAATAGGTTTAGAATATAATTTTTACGACTATGATTTATCTACACCAGGTAAAACATGGACACCTTATATAACTTTAGATCTGGCAGCTTATAATTACGAATATGTAGTTGCAGAACCACAACCTAACCAATTTTTGTATGATACTAAAAACTCATTTACAATACCTTTTGGTGTTGGTTTTAAATCGAAACTAATTGGGCCACTTGCGTTTGCTGTTGAAACTAAGTTTCGCTATTCTTTAAATGACGATTTAGATTACACTACAGAAACAATCCCTGAATTAAATTTTGGTGGTAATAATAACGACTGGTATGTGTTTACAGGTATATCTTTAATATACACTTTTGGTAGACCTGCTTGTTACACAACTGGATTTTAA
- a CDS encoding isoprenyl transferase: protein MDKKLQIDLLKTPKHVAIIMDGNGRWAKGKGMSRIFGHRNALTAVRESVKAASQVNVEAITLYAFSTENWNRPKLEVDALMSLLINSLKKELPEFMKEGVKVNSIGSIESLPKKAQKVLNDVILETKNNTEIVLTFALSYGSREEIVNAIKNISKKVVNKELDLEKIDENTINNHLYTFNLPDVDLMIRTSGEQRISNFLLWQMAYAELYFTDVLWPDFRQEHFYDAIIDYQNRERRFGKTSEQLTE from the coding sequence ATGGATAAAAAACTACAAATCGACTTGCTAAAAACGCCAAAACATGTTGCCATTATTATGGATGGTAATGGACGTTGGGCAAAAGGCAAAGGAATGAGTAGGATTTTTGGTCATAGAAATGCCTTAACTGCTGTAAGAGAATCTGTAAAAGCAGCCTCTCAAGTAAATGTAGAAGCAATTACTTTATACGCCTTTTCTACCGAAAATTGGAACAGACCCAAATTAGAAGTAGATGCTTTAATGAGCCTTTTAATAAACTCATTAAAGAAAGAATTACCAGAATTTATGAAAGAAGGAGTAAAAGTAAACTCCATTGGTTCTATAGAATCACTTCCTAAAAAAGCACAAAAAGTTTTAAATGATGTTATTCTTGAAACAAAAAACAATACAGAAATTGTATTAACTTTTGCTTTAAGCTATGGATCAAGAGAAGAAATTGTTAATGCAATCAAAAACATATCTAAAAAAGTTGTTAATAAAGAACTTGATTTAGAAAAAATAGATGAAAATACTATAAATAACCATTTATATACATTTAATTTGCCCGATGTTGATTTAATGATTAGAACTAGTGGAGAGCAACGCATTAGTAATTTTCTATTATGGCAAATGGCATATGCCGAATTATATTTTACAGATGTACTTTGGCCAGATTTTAGACAAGAACATTTCTATGATGCCATCATAGATTATCAGAATAGAGAAAGACGATTTGGAAAAACTAGCGAACAACTTACAGAGTAA
- the bamA gene encoding outer membrane protein assembly factor BamA, with protein sequence MKLFSATLVLFALFFTYSAHAQTEKDSLSTASFQKDKEYILGGISVTGLKKFSEETVKVFTGLRNGQVIKLPGDKLTSAIKKLYESKQFSNVDVYLARLDGNTVYLQFDVQELPQLNTIDIVGIRKSKAKDLLKEADLKVGAMVTDNLKVTTKNYFTKKYTDKGFLKTKVNLDIQKDTSDINTVNMKVFIDKGSKIKIKYIFFNGNKAFTNKRLRKAMKNTKEKMLGRFWKASKYIEEDYQEDLENIIKEYSREGYRDARILSEGISWNDDNTININIDLEEGKQYRFSEILFVGNKEYTDEQLSSILRIDKGDVYNGEVLKERVKGDGSPTSEDLSTMYQDSGFLFSQVNAVETKVENDSITVEIRIREDEKARIRKVTVSGNDKTNDHVIFRELRVKPGDLFSRSNIIRSIREIGQLGFFDPNVSPDVIPDYQNKTADIDFTVIEKGGSQIELQGGYGGGAFIGTLGLSFNNFSIRNLFNKEAYAPLPMGDGQNLALRLQTSRTFSTYSFSFTEPWLGGKTPQSLSFSIYSSNQYQLNPQTFDVDRSRSLGIVGASIGLGKRLQWPDDFFQLSQTVSYQSFKLNNYGFNVGGNILSNGTLNNLSYNATLSRNSAGPSLIFPTYGSEFSIGVKATFPYSLVNNKDYTIPDGLSEAETSAAIADKYKWLEYYKLSAKGKWYTAFTDKLVLMTNAEMGYLGFYNDAVGLSPFERYFVGGDGIAVFQLDGREVIGLRGYENNRLSPLEGGSIYNKFQLELRYSITDAPSASIYTLGFLEAGNSYDNFETFNPFELKRSAGVGVRIFMPAFGLLGIDFAHGFDPLPGFTEKSGWQTHFIIGRQF encoded by the coding sequence ATGAAATTATTTTCTGCAACATTAGTGCTTTTTGCACTATTTTTTACTTATAGTGCCCATGCACAAACTGAAAAAGATTCTCTTTCTACAGCTTCTTTTCAAAAAGATAAAGAATACATTTTAGGAGGAATTTCTGTAACTGGTTTAAAAAAATTTAGTGAAGAAACCGTAAAAGTATTTACAGGTTTAAGAAATGGACAAGTCATTAAACTACCAGGTGATAAACTAACAAGTGCCATTAAAAAATTATACGAAAGCAAGCAGTTTAGCAATGTAGATGTATATTTAGCAAGGTTAGATGGCAATACTGTATATCTTCAGTTTGATGTGCAAGAACTACCACAATTAAACACTATTGATATTGTTGGAATCAGAAAATCGAAAGCAAAAGATCTTTTAAAAGAGGCAGATTTAAAAGTTGGTGCCATGGTTACTGATAACTTAAAAGTAACTACTAAAAATTATTTTACTAAAAAATATACAGACAAAGGTTTCTTAAAAACAAAAGTTAATTTAGATATTCAAAAAGATACATCTGATATTAACACTGTGAATATGAAAGTTTTTATTGATAAAGGATCCAAGATAAAAATTAAATACATTTTTTTTAACGGTAACAAAGCCTTTACAAACAAAAGGCTTAGAAAAGCAATGAAAAACACCAAAGAGAAAATGCTTGGTCGTTTTTGGAAAGCATCAAAATATATAGAAGAAGACTATCAAGAAGATTTAGAAAATATTATCAAAGAATACAGTAGAGAGGGTTATAGAGATGCACGAATTTTAAGCGAAGGTATTTCTTGGAATGATGATAACACCATCAATATAAACATCGATTTAGAAGAAGGTAAACAATATAGGTTCTCTGAAATATTATTTGTTGGTAATAAAGAATATACTGATGAACAATTAAGCAGCATTTTAAGAATTGATAAAGGTGATGTTTATAATGGAGAAGTTTTAAAAGAACGTGTAAAAGGCGATGGTTCACCAACTTCAGAAGATTTATCAACTATGTATCAAGATAGTGGATTTTTATTCTCGCAAGTAAATGCTGTAGAAACAAAAGTAGAAAATGATTCAATTACAGTAGAAATTAGAATTAGAGAAGATGAAAAAGCTAGAATTAGAAAAGTAACTGTTTCTGGAAACGATAAAACAAATGACCATGTTATTTTTAGAGAATTACGTGTAAAACCAGGAGATTTATTTAGTAGAAGTAATATTATTAGATCTATTAGAGAAATTGGTCAATTAGGATTCTTTGACCCAAATGTATCTCCAGATGTTATTCCTGATTATCAAAACAAAACAGCAGACATCGATTTTACAGTAATCGAAAAAGGTGGTAGCCAAATAGAATTACAAGGTGGTTATGGTGGAGGTGCCTTTATTGGTACTTTAGGGTTGTCTTTTAACAACTTTTCTATAAGAAATCTTTTTAACAAAGAAGCATATGCTCCATTACCAATGGGAGATGGTCAAAACCTAGCACTTCGTTTGCAAACAAGTAGAACATTTAGTACCTATAGTTTTTCTTTTACAGAACCTTGGTTAGGAGGCAAAACACCACAATCGTTATCATTTTCTATCTATTCATCAAATCAATATCAACTTAACCCACAAACTTTTGATGTTGATAGAAGTAGAAGTTTAGGAATTGTTGGAGCATCTATTGGTTTAGGAAAACGTTTACAATGGCCAGACGATTTTTTCCAATTATCTCAAACAGTAAGTTACCAAAGTTTTAAACTAAATAATTATGGTTTTAATGTTGGTGGAAATATTTTAAGTAATGGTACTTTAAATAACCTATCATATAATGCAACTCTTTCAAGAAACTCTGCAGGACCAAGTTTAATTTTCCCAACATATGGATCGGAATTTTCTATCGGAGTTAAAGCAACGTTTCCTTATTCTTTAGTAAATAATAAAGATTATACTATTCCAGATGGATTATCAGAAGCCGAAACAAGTGCTGCAATTGCTGATAAATATAAATGGTTAGAATATTATAAATTAAGTGCTAAAGGAAAATGGTACACAGCATTTACAGATAAATTGGTATTAATGACAAATGCTGAAATGGGATATTTAGGTTTTTATAATGATGCTGTTGGTTTATCACCATTTGAAAGATACTTTGTTGGTGGAGATGGAATTGCCGTTTTTCAATTAGATGGTAGAGAAGTTATTGGTTTAAGAGGATATGAAAACAACAGATTATCGCCTTTAGAAGGTGGTTCTATCTATAATAAATTTCAATTAGAACTTAGATATTCTATTACAGATGCTCCTTCTGCATCGATTTATACATTAGGTTTTTTAGAAGCTGGTAATTCTTATGACAATTTTGAGACATTTAATCCGTTTGAATTAAAACGTTCAGCTGGAGTTGGTGTTAGAATATTTATGCCTGCTTTTGGTTTATTAGGGATTGATTTTGCTCACGGTTTTGATCCTTTACCTGGTTTTACAGAAAAGTCTGGCTGGCAAACACATTTTATTATCGGAAGACAATTCTAG
- a CDS encoding OmpH family outer membrane protein, translating into MKNLFLFIVLLFTVSTSWSQRGQIIAYIDMEYILENVPEYIQAQNTLDAKVAKWRKNLDEQARFIEVLKSDLANEKAILTKDLIEEKEEEITIKQEELRRLESLYFGPDGDLFLVRKQLVKPIQDQVYNAIQSIAARKKYDFVFEKSSDLVMLYSNKKYDISDLVLSTIDRTRLIGEKKEAQEERRKQNNSASTKELSEEQKELIAKKTADKEAQIEESKNRQIEAVKKKVAAQEAKKKELEDKKKARLKQREEQRKILREKRAAAQKKKEEEQKKKEKKQEEDN; encoded by the coding sequence ATGAAAAATTTATTTTTATTCATAGTTCTTTTATTTACGGTTTCAACTTCTTGGTCGCAAAGAGGTCAAATTATTGCTTATATAGATATGGAGTATATTCTAGAAAATGTTCCTGAATATATACAAGCACAAAATACCTTAGACGCTAAAGTTGCTAAATGGAGAAAAAATTTAGATGAACAAGCACGGTTTATTGAAGTATTAAAATCTGATTTAGCAAATGAAAAAGCAATTTTAACAAAAGATTTAATTGAAGAAAAAGAAGAAGAAATTACAATTAAACAAGAGGAATTAAGAAGATTAGAATCTTTGTATTTTGGACCTGATGGAGATTTATTTTTGGTTAGAAAACAATTGGTAAAACCAATACAAGACCAAGTTTATAATGCAATTCAAAGTATTGCCGCTAGAAAAAAATATGATTTTGTTTTTGAAAAATCAAGTGATTTAGTCATGCTTTATTCAAATAAAAAATACGATATTAGCGACCTTGTTTTATCGACCATAGACAGAACAAGGTTAATAGGAGAAAAGAAGGAAGCACAAGAAGAAAGAAGAAAACAAAATAATAGTGCATCAACAAAAGAACTATCTGAAGAACAAAAAGAATTAATAGCCAAAAAAACAGCTGATAAAGAAGCCCAGATAGAAGAAAGCAAAAACAGACAAATAGAAGCTGTTAAAAAGAAGGTTGCAGCGCAAGAAGCTAAAAAAAAGGAATTAGAAGATAAAAAGAAAGCTCGCTTAAAACAACGAGAAGAACAAAGAAAAATTCTAAGAGAAAAAAGAGCAGCTGCACAGAAAAAGAAAGAAGAAGAGCAAAAGAAGAAAGAAAAAAAACAAGAAGAAGATAATTAA
- a CDS encoding OmpH family outer membrane protein produces MKNFKTLLLIAVFTLGLGGVANAQKMGHIDFEKLVAEMPQTKKLKQDIEKLGKTYQEEVEGMAKKLDAKMKKYQAEQNAQTKEINEIRAQEVQQENARYEQLRQTAYQDMQKKQAEGLEPIIETAQKAIDEVATSKGILYVLDSSMGKGLLVSKGENLFAAVKAKLGF; encoded by the coding sequence ATGAAAAATTTTAAAACGTTACTATTAATTGCTGTATTTACTTTAGGTTTAGGTGGTGTTGCAAATGCACAAAAGATGGGTCATATAGACTTTGAAAAGCTAGTAGCTGAAATGCCGCAAACAAAAAAATTAAAGCAAGATATTGAAAAGTTAGGTAAAACTTACCAAGAGGAAGTTGAAGGGATGGCAAAAAAATTAGATGCCAAAATGAAAAAATACCAAGCTGAACAAAATGCTCAAACAAAAGAAATTAACGAAATTAGAGCACAAGAAGTGCAACAAGAAAATGCAAGATATGAGCAGTTAAGACAAACTGCGTATCAAGACATGCAAAAGAAGCAAGCAGAAGGTTTAGAGCCTATTATAGAAACTGCTCAAAAAGCAATTGATGAAGTTGCTACTTCTAAAGGTATCTTATATGTATTAGATTCTTCTATGGGTAAAGGTTTATTAGTAAGCAAAGGAGAAAACCTTTTTGCAGCTGTAAAAGCTAAATTAGGATTCTAA
- the murI gene encoding glutamate racemase, whose translation MKSTNFPIGIFDSGIGGTSIWKEITTLLPNEHTIYLSDSKNAPYGEKSKQEIIDLSVKNTEFLLAQNCKLIVVACNTATTNAIQYLREKYNVPFIGIEPAIKPASLKTKTNKIGILATKGTLNSALFEKTSSTINKQIIVKETIGTGLVELIEEGQINSDKMKSLLSLYINPLLNEGVDCLVLGCTHYPYLIPQIRELVGNKIEIIDSGQAVAKQTKVVLEKNLLLKTDTKKGKHQFYINKNKDVLAMMISEKSDFISIDEKEF comes from the coding sequence ATGAAATCAACTAATTTTCCTATTGGTATTTTTGATTCTGGTATTGGTGGTACTTCTATTTGGAAAGAAATTACAACACTTTTACCAAATGAGCATACCATATATCTTTCTGATAGTAAAAATGCGCCTTATGGAGAAAAAAGCAAACAAGAAATTATTGATTTATCTGTAAAAAATACAGAATTTTTATTAGCCCAAAATTGCAAACTTATTGTTGTGGCTTGTAATACTGCAACCACAAATGCTATTCAATATTTAAGAGAAAAATATAACGTTCCTTTTATAGGCATTGAACCTGCTATAAAACCAGCTTCCTTAAAAACTAAAACCAATAAAATTGGTATTTTAGCCACTAAAGGAACTTTAAATAGTGCGTTATTTGAAAAGACTTCTAGTACAATCAACAAACAAATAATTGTCAAAGAAACTATTGGAACTGGCTTGGTTGAACTCATAGAAGAGGGTCAAATAAATTCTGACAAAATGAAAAGCTTGCTTTCCTTATATATCAATCCTTTGTTAAACGAAGGTGTAGATTGTTTGGTTTTAGGGTGCACACATTATCCCTATTTAATTCCACAAATAAGAGAACTTGTTGGTAATAAGATAGAAATTATAGATTCTGGTCAAGCAGTTGCTAAACAAACAAAAGTAGTTTTAGAAAAAAATTTACTCTTAAAAACTGATACTAAAAAGGGCAAACATCAATTTTACATCAATAAAAATAAAGATGTTTTAGCCATGATGATTTCAGAAAAAAGTGATTTTATAAGTATTGATGAAAAAGAGTTTTAA
- a CDS encoding type IX secretion system membrane protein PorP/SprF — protein MKLLYSRISLLFLFLFSLKGISQETLPIYQDYLSDNVYLVHPSAAGIGNSSKLRFTARQQWAGIPNAPALQTLSFHSKFNEYSNAGFGFVLFNDKNGFHSQKGIQGSYAYHLQMSDGRVFNQLSFGLAFTFVQNQSDQRTFTGDAAVASIVESTSYYNADFSMAYHLGGFSSYFTVKNLLLTAKNNLNVQEPLDLRNYIFSAGYYFGEDLPIQFEPSLMLQFREGTGQRIADFNIKAYKNLSKSQLWAALSYRRGFDANAIENAQFISPIIGLNYQNLLFSYTYTNQMNETVLTTTGFHQVTVGINLFTKEPRAAACPNINAAFGGF, from the coding sequence ATGAAGTTATTGTACTCTAGGATTTCTTTACTTTTTCTATTTCTTTTTTCATTAAAAGGTATTTCTCAAGAAACATTACCAATTTATCAAGATTATCTTTCTGACAATGTTTATTTAGTACATCCTTCTGCAGCAGGTATTGGTAACTCTAGTAAACTGCGTTTTACAGCAAGACAACAATGGGCAGGAATTCCGAATGCACCAGCTTTACAAACGTTAAGTTTTCATTCAAAATTTAACGAATATTCTAATGCAGGTTTTGGATTTGTGTTGTTTAATGATAAAAACGGATTTCATTCACAAAAAGGAATTCAAGGTAGTTATGCGTATCATTTACAAATGAGTGATGGTAGAGTTTTTAACCAACTTTCATTTGGTTTGGCATTTACGTTTGTTCAAAATCAATCGGATCAAAGAACTTTTACTGGAGATGCTGCTGTTGCATCTATAGTAGAAAGTACCAGCTATTATAATGCAGATTTTAGTATGGCTTATCATTTAGGTGGTTTTTCATCGTATTTTACCGTTAAAAATTTATTACTTACAGCAAAAAATAATTTAAATGTTCAAGAACCTTTAGATTTAAGAAACTATATATTTTCTGCAGGTTACTATTTTGGGGAAGATTTACCAATTCAATTTGAACCCTCTTTAATGCTACAATTTAGAGAAGGAACAGGACAAAGAATTGCAGATTTTAACATAAAAGCTTACAAAAATTTATCTAAATCTCAACTATGGGCAGCTTTGTCTTACAGAAGAGGTTTTGATGCAAATGCAATTGAAAACGCACAATTTATATCGCCAATTATTGGTTTAAATTACCAAAACTTATTGTTTTCTTACACGTATACAAATCAAATGAATGAAACCGTTTTAACAACAACTGGTTTTCATCAAGTAACTGTTGGAATCAATTTATTTACTAAAGAGCCTAGAGCTGCTGCTTGTCCTAATATTAATGCTGCTTTTGGAGGTTTTTAA